In Mycobacterium sp. 050128, one genomic interval encodes:
- a CDS encoding NmrA family NAD(P)-binding protein: MNTRILVTGATGKVGGAVAAQLLEKGVATRAVVHREDARSARLRQLGAEVVIADMFDIQQVAAAMDGVDRLFFNAPYHPHALDSAVTFAVAARRAGTEAVVALGQWLASPQHPSLMTRHAWLTDKLFELLPDTAHVAVDPGYFADNYLQLVPIAAQLGVLPTPTGAGRNAPPSNEDIARVAVGALLDPHRHDGRAYRPTGPELLSGPQIADAVGEALGRRVRHVDVPAWMFMRAVHVNRKRLGADLYFESSLRYYLPEHALGSWEVGGPTTHVRDVAGVEPEDFLTIARRYVNVPETRTTAVNFLRQLWNFMIIPLVPMHRLDRFDRFQQHPQPAHPELSGQSSLWRSEHTERISA; encoded by the coding sequence ATGAACACTCGCATATTGGTCACCGGCGCGACGGGAAAAGTCGGTGGTGCGGTCGCGGCCCAGCTGCTCGAGAAGGGCGTCGCCACCCGGGCCGTCGTGCACCGTGAAGACGCACGCAGCGCGCGGCTACGGCAGCTGGGCGCCGAAGTCGTCATCGCGGATATGTTTGACATTCAACAGGTTGCCGCCGCGATGGACGGGGTCGACCGGCTGTTCTTCAACGCTCCTTACCACCCGCACGCGCTCGATAGTGCGGTCACCTTTGCCGTGGCCGCCCGGCGAGCCGGTACCGAAGCGGTTGTGGCACTTGGGCAATGGCTGGCCAGCCCGCAACACCCCTCGCTGATGACCCGGCACGCCTGGTTGACCGACAAGCTGTTCGAGCTGCTGCCGGATACCGCGCATGTGGCCGTCGACCCGGGATATTTCGCGGACAACTATCTGCAGCTGGTCCCCATCGCCGCTCAACTCGGAGTGTTGCCGACACCGACCGGGGCCGGCCGAAATGCGCCGCCCTCCAACGAAGACATCGCCCGGGTCGCGGTGGGCGCGCTACTCGATCCGCACCGCCACGACGGCCGTGCCTACCGGCCAACAGGCCCGGAGCTGCTCTCGGGACCGCAGATCGCCGACGCGGTCGGTGAGGCATTGGGTCGACGCGTGCGGCACGTCGACGTTCCCGCGTGGATGTTCATGCGCGCGGTGCACGTCAACAGAAAACGGCTCGGCGCCGACCTGTACTTCGAATCCAGCTTGCGCTATTACCTGCCCGAACACGCGTTGGGGAGCTGGGAGGTCGGCGGCCCGACCACGCATGTTCGCGATGTCGCCGGGGTCGAACCCGAAGACTTCCTGACGATCGCACGCCGTTATGTCAACGTGCCGGAAACCCGCACTACCGCAGTCAATTTCCTGCGCCAGCTGTGGAACTTCATGATCATCCCGCTGGTGCCGATGCATCGGCTGGATCGGTTCGACCGGTTCCAGCAGCATCCCCAGCCCGCACATCCCGAACTGTCCGGGCAATCGTCGCTGTGGCGAAGTGAGCACACCGAAAGGATCTCCGCATGA
- a CDS encoding class I SAM-dependent methyltransferase: MTTTQGTQYSTGLSQHNIEQALLTAGKDLEHLAPADLGLLEDFHTMGRIATAALVDLAGITSASAVLDAGSGVGGTARYVADRFGCTVTAVDLTEEYCETNSWLNRLVGLDDRISVHQGDVTALPFADAGFDVAISQHVQMNVADKARLYSEARRVLVSGGRLALWDITIGDGRELSYPLPWADQPAHSHLVGPDDLRSVIESCGFVVEQWNDLTDQAGAIMQALLTQPAGPLGLHAFVADFARKAQNLTGALSDGRLRVIQGIARADGAG, from the coding sequence ATGACCACCACCCAGGGAACCCAGTATTCGACCGGCCTCTCCCAGCACAACATCGAGCAGGCGTTGCTTACCGCGGGGAAAGACCTCGAGCATTTGGCGCCCGCCGACCTCGGCCTGCTGGAGGACTTCCACACCATGGGCCGCATCGCGACCGCTGCGCTGGTGGACCTCGCCGGGATCACCAGTGCGAGTGCGGTGCTCGACGCGGGCAGCGGGGTAGGCGGCACCGCGCGTTACGTCGCCGACCGCTTCGGCTGCACCGTCACGGCCGTCGACCTCACCGAGGAATACTGCGAAACCAACAGCTGGCTCAATCGGCTCGTCGGGCTGGACGACCGGATATCGGTTCATCAGGGCGATGTCACCGCGCTCCCCTTCGCCGATGCCGGCTTCGACGTCGCGATCAGCCAGCATGTCCAGATGAACGTGGCCGACAAGGCGCGCCTGTACTCGGAGGCGCGCCGGGTGCTGGTCAGCGGCGGCCGTCTTGCCTTGTGGGACATCACCATTGGCGATGGTCGCGAACTCTCCTATCCCCTGCCGTGGGCCGATCAACCCGCACACAGCCATCTGGTCGGCCCCGACGACTTGCGTTCGGTCATCGAGTCTTGCGGATTCGTCGTCGAACAGTGGAACGATCTCACCGACCAGGCGGGCGCCATCATGCAAGCCCTGCTGACCCAGCCCGCCGGCCCGCTGGGGCTGCACGCCTTCGTGGCCGACTTCGCCCGCAAGGCGCAGAACCTGACCGGCGCGTTGTCGGACGGACGGCTGCGGGTCATCCAGGGAATCGCCCGAGCGGACGGCGCGGGTTAA
- a CDS encoding alpha/beta fold hydrolase — protein MDVNEIPDQRYTTTWTGGRGEVRFLPRTDGSRLRYFTAGSGPPLVLLHTVRTQLDYFQRVIPGLWDDFTVYALDLPGMGWSDIVPGARYGEAELRSAVIEFVTLLELHGVTLAGESMGAALSLLASVDLADNVSAVIAFNPYDYPSGLERGNWFARLIATSVRMPGIGPIFARLENQLILGGVLRGGFAEHHALPNDFLRELRRSGRRRGYPRVNRAIMRNLTEFMAARSRYPEVRVPVTLVYSAQDWSRVAEREHVARQLQVEASTVPGVGHFSALERPAEMVRVVRRVASM, from the coding sequence ATGGACGTCAACGAGATTCCGGATCAGCGCTACACGACGACGTGGACCGGCGGACGCGGTGAAGTCCGGTTTCTGCCCCGTACCGATGGGTCGCGGTTGCGGTACTTCACCGCGGGAAGCGGGCCACCCCTGGTATTGCTCCACACGGTCCGCACCCAGCTGGACTACTTCCAGCGGGTCATTCCCGGGCTGTGGGACGACTTCACCGTCTACGCGCTGGACTTGCCCGGCATGGGGTGGTCCGACATCGTCCCCGGTGCCCGATACGGCGAAGCCGAACTACGCAGCGCTGTAATCGAATTCGTGACATTACTGGAGCTGCACGGCGTCACCCTGGCCGGCGAGTCGATGGGAGCGGCTCTGTCGCTGCTGGCGTCGGTCGACCTGGCGGACAACGTCAGCGCGGTGATCGCCTTCAACCCCTACGACTACCCGAGCGGCCTGGAACGCGGCAACTGGTTCGCCCGTCTGATCGCAACGTCCGTCCGCATGCCAGGCATCGGCCCGATCTTCGCCCGGCTGGAGAATCAACTCATCCTGGGCGGCGTGCTGCGCGGCGGCTTCGCCGAACATCACGCGCTGCCGAACGACTTTCTGCGCGAGCTGCGGCGCAGCGGCCGCCGGCGCGGCTATCCGAGGGTGAATCGGGCCATCATGCGCAACCTCACCGAGTTCATGGCGGCGCGCAGCCGCTATCCGGAAGTGCGCGTGCCCGTCACGCTGGTCTATTCCGCTCAGGATTGGTCGCGGGTGGCCGAGCGGGAGCACGTGGCCCGCCAGCTCCAGGTCGAGGCCAGCACGGTGCCCGGCGTCGGACACTTCTCCGCGCTGGAACGCCCCGCCGAGATGGTTCGCGTCGTCCGGCGGGTGGCAAGTATGTGA
- a CDS encoding glycoside hydrolase family 65 protein, with protein MITQEAFPVEPWVVRETRLDLNLIAQSESLFALSNGHIGLRGNLDEGEPYGLPGTYLNSFYEIRPLPYAEAGYGYPEAGQTIVDVTNGKIIRLFVEDEPFDVRYGELVSHERVLDLKAGTLTRNAHWRSPVGKEVKVTSTRLVSLAHRSVAAIEYCVEAVNEFVRVTVQSELVTNEDQPTTSADPRVAAILENPLEAVEHDETDCGALLMHRTRASQLMMAAGMDHIVEVPGRVEVTNDASSDLARTTVICGLRPGQKLRIVKYLAYGWSSQRSRPALRDQVAAALHSARYSGWDGLLKAQREFLDDFWENADVEVEGDSESQQAVRFGLFHLVQASARAERRAIPSKGLTGTGYDGHAFWDTEGFVLPVLTYTLPHAVADSLRWRASTMDMARDRAKELGLEGVSFPWRTIRGQECSGYWPAGTAAFHINADIAMAFERYRVVTGDQSLEADCGLKVLVETARLWMSLGHHDRHGVWHLEGVTGPDEYTAIVRDNVFTNLMAAHNLMVAADACNRHPEAAEAMGVDHEETASWRDAADAVSIPYDEELGVHQQCEGFTKFAEWDFEKRHKYPLLLHEPYVRLYPAQVIKQADLVLAMQWQSHAFTPEQKARNVDYYERRTVRDSSLSACCQAVMCAEVGHLELAHDYAYEAALIDLRDLHSNTRDGLHMASLAGAWMAIVAGFGGLRDDDGILEIDPALPDGITRLRFRVRWRAFRLMVDANHNDVTYTLSDGDSGELAIRHAGEEIVLTTDSPKTIAVRQRKALLPAPPQPPGCEPTHRRTQAHQLGSN; from the coding sequence ATGATCACTCAGGAAGCCTTCCCGGTCGAACCGTGGGTGGTCCGCGAGACGCGGCTCGACCTGAACCTGATCGCCCAGTCCGAATCGCTCTTCGCCTTGTCCAACGGGCACATCGGGCTGCGCGGCAACCTCGACGAGGGGGAACCGTACGGCCTGCCGGGCACCTATCTGAACTCGTTCTACGAGATCCGGCCGCTGCCCTACGCCGAGGCCGGCTACGGCTATCCGGAGGCCGGTCAGACCATCGTCGACGTGACCAACGGCAAGATCATCCGGCTGTTCGTCGAGGATGAGCCGTTCGACGTCCGCTACGGCGAACTCGTCTCACACGAGCGCGTGCTCGACCTGAAGGCCGGGACGCTGACGCGCAACGCGCACTGGCGATCACCGGTGGGCAAGGAAGTCAAGGTGACGTCCACCCGGTTGGTCTCCCTGGCCCACCGCAGTGTCGCCGCCATCGAGTACTGCGTCGAGGCGGTCAACGAGTTCGTCCGTGTCACAGTGCAATCCGAGCTCGTCACCAACGAGGACCAGCCGACGACGTCGGCTGACCCCCGGGTGGCGGCCATCCTGGAAAACCCGTTGGAGGCCGTCGAACACGACGAGACCGACTGCGGCGCGCTGCTGATGCACCGGACCCGGGCGAGCCAACTGATGATGGCCGCGGGAATGGATCACATCGTCGAGGTGCCCGGACGGGTCGAGGTCACCAACGACGCGAGTTCCGACTTGGCGCGCACCACCGTGATCTGCGGGCTGCGCCCCGGCCAGAAGCTGCGCATCGTCAAATATCTCGCGTACGGCTGGTCCAGCCAGCGCTCCCGGCCCGCGCTGCGTGACCAGGTCGCCGCGGCGCTGCACAGCGCCCGCTACAGCGGGTGGGACGGGCTGCTGAAAGCCCAGCGGGAATTCCTCGACGACTTCTGGGAAAACGCCGACGTCGAAGTCGAGGGCGACTCGGAATCCCAGCAGGCGGTGCGGTTCGGGCTCTTTCACCTCGTGCAGGCCAGCGCCCGGGCCGAGCGCCGCGCCATCCCCAGCAAGGGGCTGACCGGAACGGGCTACGACGGCCACGCCTTCTGGGACACCGAGGGTTTCGTGCTTCCCGTGCTCACCTATACGCTGCCGCACGCGGTCGCCGATTCGTTGCGCTGGCGGGCGTCGACGATGGACATGGCCCGGGACCGCGCGAAAGAACTCGGCCTCGAGGGTGTGAGCTTCCCGTGGCGGACCATCCGCGGCCAGGAGTGTTCGGGTTACTGGCCGGCCGGCACCGCGGCCTTCCACATCAACGCCGACATCGCGATGGCCTTCGAGCGCTACCGCGTCGTCACCGGCGATCAGTCGCTGGAGGCCGACTGCGGCCTGAAGGTGCTGGTCGAGACGGCTCGGCTGTGGATGTCGCTGGGGCATCACGACCGCCACGGCGTCTGGCACCTCGAGGGCGTCACCGGCCCCGACGAGTACACCGCGATCGTGCGCGACAACGTCTTCACGAATCTGATGGCCGCGCACAACCTGATGGTCGCCGCCGATGCGTGCAACCGTCACCCCGAGGCGGCCGAGGCGATGGGGGTCGACCACGAGGAGACGGCCTCCTGGCGGGATGCGGCCGACGCGGTCAGCATTCCCTACGACGAAGAGCTCGGCGTCCACCAGCAGTGCGAGGGCTTCACCAAGTTCGCGGAGTGGGATTTCGAGAAGAGGCACAAATATCCGCTGCTGCTGCACGAACCGTATGTGCGGCTCTACCCCGCGCAGGTGATCAAGCAGGCCGACCTGGTGCTGGCCATGCAGTGGCAAAGCCACGCGTTCACGCCCGAGCAGAAGGCGCGCAACGTCGACTACTACGAGCGGCGCACGGTGCGCGACTCGTCGCTGTCGGCATGCTGTCAGGCCGTGATGTGCGCGGAGGTCGGGCATCTGGAGCTGGCGCATGACTACGCCTACGAGGCCGCGCTGATCGATCTGCGCGACCTGCACTCCAACACCCGCGACGGGTTGCACATGGCATCGCTGGCCGGCGCCTGGATGGCGATCGTCGCGGGGTTTGGCGGCCTGCGCGACGACGACGGCATCCTGGAGATCGATCCCGCGCTGCCCGACGGCATCACCCGGCTGCGGTTCCGGGTGCGGTGGCGTGCCTTCCGGCTGATGGTCGACGCCAACCACAACGACGTCACCTACACCCTGAGCGACGGGGACAGCGGTGAGCTTGCCATCCGGCACGCCGGTGAGGAGATCGTGCTCACGACGGACTCGCCGAAAACCATCGCGGTGCGTCAGCGCAAGGCACTGCTCCCGGCGCCGCCGCAGCCGCCCGGCTGCGAGCCCACGCACCGGCGGACGCAGGCCCACCAGCTCGGGAGCAACTAA
- a CDS encoding type I polyketide synthase, with amino-acid sequence MNDAPTDMTLNGGPDDQLSAPSVTGSATPEPIAVIGLGCRLAGDVTTAEAFWQFLLDGGSAVREVPADRWEPYLWRDPRNAAVLRDTTPWGTFIDNLAGFDAEFFGVSPREAELMDPQQRLAVEVSWEALEHAGVPPRSLAGTDTAVLMGVNSDDYGKLLMEDLPGIEAWTGIGTSLCGIANRVSHLLDLRGPSVALDAACAASLVAVHQACQLLRSGETALALAGGVSALIGPGLTRVLDQAGATAPDGRCKTFDESADGYGRGEGAAVVVLKRLADAVRDGDRVLAVVRGGAVAQDGRTVGIMSPNGAAQADLFRLACRSCDIDPATVDFIEAHGTGTPTGDPVEVEALAQVYGAVRPADDPALVGSVKPNTGHLEGGAGAVGLIKAVLALYHRTVPPTAGVRNLTPGVDWARSGLRVPTETQAWPRRPDHPRRAAVCSYGYGGTIAHVLLEEAPPATAPQHTKMTGPVVIPLSGRSQSRLTAQAAALADHLGGRDVLLTEVAATLWARRSHEPVRAAVLAEDCGELLGGLHTLAAGERDGAVVRGTALAEASEGAVWVFSGHGSHWPQMGRELLAGEPAFAAVIDAIDPIFGAELGFSAREALTSGELGGTDQVQALTFAMQVGLAAVLRERGVRPAAVIGHSVGEVAACVTAGVFDLAHGAAVACYRARGFRKVMGQGAMALVPLQFADAQQRLGARTDVVAAISASLTSTVVSGTVAAVDEVAARWGDEGLMVRRVKTDVAFHSPAMDALTADLARLTGALPKPRPAQIPLYTTALADPRSTAPRGPDYWVANLRDRVRFAEAVSAAAADGHRLFLEVAAHPVVSHSIAETLLHLNIEEHAAVGVLRRDQPARRSVAAAVAALHCHGAPVGDGVTTATPWAGELPGTQWQHRDFWRIPSAPPAGRGVHDADCHTLLGGRLEVTGTVPATVWETRLDMSTRPYPGNHPVQSTEIVPAAVLLNTFLTAVGTDLTEVHLRTPVAPGRTRDVQVVLQDRALAIATRLVDEDGPDVGGWLTHCTAIAAATDDREVPRLDETAIRVRCTEQLLPNSVVDKLAKLGVAEMGFGWEVVDLWAGDGEFLAQVRAEPDGSHPSTWAGLIDAATSVASTVFDGAPRLRMPARIERVRVLGKQSDSVLLHVRRRDRGSCTDVTIASLTGRPLVEITGMTFEELEHTGGDVSRVVHRIDWKPTSFDVQAAPAEVMLVGGDPAVRAWCQRDLKAAGVAHRVCATPADIPADLDSEAVVLVLPRAAESPLEAVDTVLEALKELLCKSISSRLWALTHGVHEGADVSRSPLWGFSRVAAAEHPMLWGGVLDLAEDRLPLGALATLSGHAVVVVRDGVAQTARMANIVGAAGPTMACSPAGTYLVTGGTGVLGLRVAERLADLGARRVLLLSRSGLPERSQWASADNQAQIRAVSALEERGVWVDSVALDIAAPGAADELRSVLAGLPPVRGVIHAAGVEAGVFLANTTIDEIATTMHPKVDGALALHEMFPPGELDWMVLYSSCGYLAGFPGQGAYACGNAFLDALARHRRALGDVTTSVAWTAWRGLGMGSDSGYIAAQLDALGMDTIGADDALRALDVAMRSQEANPVVLPVLPEATSVPILADIAAAVAADSVVQHQDFAAVGPGDMDTEEWVRQQVLTAVAAELGLSADSVDPRMPLVEIGVDSIMTVALRRQLEKQTGLALPPTLLWEHPTAAAVTARIVELLDNEIVSAATEDGAPVV; translated from the coding sequence ATGAACGACGCACCAACTGACATGACATTGAATGGTGGCCCTGATGACCAACTTTCGGCACCGAGTGTGACCGGCAGCGCGACACCCGAACCGATCGCCGTCATCGGCCTCGGTTGCCGGCTGGCCGGTGACGTCACCACCGCCGAGGCGTTTTGGCAGTTCCTCCTCGACGGCGGCAGTGCGGTGCGCGAGGTGCCCGCCGACCGCTGGGAGCCCTATCTGTGGCGCGACCCGCGCAACGCCGCGGTGCTCAGGGACACCACCCCCTGGGGCACGTTCATCGACAACCTCGCGGGTTTCGACGCCGAGTTCTTCGGTGTCTCTCCCCGCGAGGCCGAACTGATGGACCCGCAGCAGCGGCTGGCCGTCGAGGTCAGCTGGGAGGCGCTCGAACACGCCGGGGTGCCGCCCCGTTCGCTGGCCGGCACTGACACCGCCGTACTGATGGGCGTGAACTCCGACGACTACGGCAAGCTGCTGATGGAGGACCTGCCCGGTATCGAGGCGTGGACCGGGATCGGCACCTCGCTGTGCGGGATCGCCAACCGGGTGTCACATCTGCTCGATCTGCGCGGGCCCAGCGTGGCGCTCGACGCCGCGTGCGCGGCCTCGTTGGTGGCGGTGCACCAGGCCTGCCAACTGCTGCGCTCGGGCGAGACGGCGCTGGCGCTGGCCGGCGGGGTCAGCGCGCTGATCGGTCCGGGATTGACCCGCGTGCTCGATCAGGCCGGCGCGACGGCTCCCGACGGTCGCTGCAAGACCTTCGACGAGTCCGCCGACGGCTACGGCCGCGGCGAGGGCGCGGCAGTGGTGGTGCTCAAGCGCCTCGCTGACGCCGTCCGCGACGGCGACCGGGTGCTGGCCGTGGTCCGCGGCGGCGCGGTCGCCCAGGACGGCCGCACGGTCGGCATCATGTCACCCAACGGCGCCGCCCAGGCGGATCTGTTCCGGCTGGCATGCCGGTCCTGCGACATCGACCCGGCCACCGTCGATTTCATCGAAGCCCACGGAACCGGGACGCCCACAGGCGATCCCGTGGAAGTGGAGGCGCTGGCGCAAGTGTATGGAGCCGTCCGGCCCGCCGACGACCCGGCGCTGGTCGGCTCGGTCAAACCGAACACCGGCCACCTCGAGGGCGGCGCCGGCGCCGTCGGCCTGATCAAGGCCGTCCTGGCCCTGTATCACCGGACCGTTCCGCCCACGGCGGGCGTGCGCAATCTCACCCCCGGCGTCGACTGGGCCCGCAGCGGCCTGCGGGTGCCGACCGAGACACAGGCCTGGCCGCGGCGGCCTGACCACCCGCGCCGGGCAGCGGTGTGCAGCTACGGCTACGGTGGCACCATCGCGCACGTGTTGCTCGAGGAGGCGCCGCCCGCGACCGCGCCTCAGCACACGAAAATGACTGGACCGGTGGTGATTCCGCTTTCGGGTCGTTCGCAGAGCAGGCTGACGGCGCAGGCCGCCGCGTTGGCCGATCACCTCGGCGGCCGCGACGTCTTGCTGACCGAGGTCGCCGCGACCCTGTGGGCCCGACGCAGCCATGAACCGGTGCGCGCGGCCGTGCTCGCCGAAGATTGCGGGGAACTGCTCGGTGGGCTGCACACGCTGGCCGCCGGCGAGCGTGACGGCGCGGTGGTGCGCGGCACCGCGCTGGCCGAGGCGTCCGAGGGCGCGGTGTGGGTGTTCTCCGGGCACGGCTCGCACTGGCCGCAGATGGGCAGGGAGTTGTTGGCCGGCGAACCGGCGTTCGCCGCCGTGATCGACGCGATCGATCCGATCTTCGGTGCCGAACTCGGCTTCTCGGCACGCGAGGCGCTGACCTCCGGCGAACTGGGCGGCACCGATCAGGTGCAGGCGCTGACCTTCGCGATGCAGGTCGGCCTGGCCGCGGTGCTGCGTGAGCGCGGCGTGCGACCCGCCGCGGTGATCGGTCATTCCGTGGGCGAGGTCGCCGCCTGTGTGACCGCGGGCGTATTCGACCTGGCGCACGGCGCGGCCGTGGCGTGCTACCGCGCCCGCGGGTTCCGCAAGGTGATGGGCCAAGGCGCGATGGCGCTGGTGCCGCTGCAGTTCGCCGATGCCCAACAGCGGCTCGGCGCCCGCACGGACGTGGTGGCGGCGATCAGCGCCTCGTTGACCTCGACGGTGGTGTCGGGCACTGTCGCGGCCGTCGACGAGGTGGCCGCCCGCTGGGGCGACGAGGGACTGATGGTGCGCCGCGTCAAAACCGACGTCGCGTTCCACAGCCCGGCGATGGACGCGCTCACCGCCGACCTGGCTCGGCTCACCGGTGCGCTGCCGAAGCCACGGCCGGCCCAAATTCCGCTGTACACCACCGCGCTGGCCGATCCGCGGTCCACGGCGCCGCGTGGACCGGACTACTGGGTCGCCAATCTGCGCGACCGGGTTCGCTTCGCCGAGGCGGTTTCCGCGGCGGCCGCGGACGGCCACCGGCTCTTCCTCGAGGTCGCGGCCCACCCGGTGGTGTCGCATTCCATCGCGGAAACGTTGCTGCACTTGAATATTGAGGAGCACGCGGCCGTCGGCGTACTGCGCCGTGACCAACCGGCACGGCGTTCGGTCGCCGCGGCGGTCGCCGCCCTGCACTGCCACGGCGCGCCCGTCGGCGACGGCGTCACCACCGCCACACCGTGGGCCGGCGAGCTGCCGGGCACGCAGTGGCAGCACCGCGACTTCTGGCGCATCCCGAGCGCGCCGCCCGCCGGCCGCGGTGTCCACGACGCCGACTGCCACACCCTGCTCGGAGGCCGACTCGAAGTCACCGGCACGGTGCCGGCGACGGTCTGGGAGACCCGGCTGGACATGTCGACCCGGCCCTACCCCGGCAACCATCCCGTGCAGAGCACCGAGATCGTGCCGGCCGCGGTGCTGCTCAACACGTTCCTGACGGCCGTGGGAACCGATCTGACCGAGGTGCATCTGCGCACCCCCGTTGCGCCGGGCCGCACCCGCGACGTGCAGGTGGTGCTGCAGGATCGCGCGCTCGCGATCGCCACCCGACTGGTCGACGAGGACGGCCCCGACGTCGGTGGCTGGCTGACGCACTGCACCGCGATCGCCGCCGCCACCGACGACCGCGAGGTGCCGCGGCTCGACGAGACCGCGATCCGGGTCCGCTGCACCGAGCAGTTGTTGCCGAACAGCGTGGTGGACAAGCTCGCGAAACTCGGTGTCGCCGAGATGGGTTTCGGCTGGGAAGTCGTCGATCTGTGGGCCGGTGACGGCGAATTCCTGGCGCAGGTGCGAGCCGAACCGGACGGGTCGCACCCCTCGACGTGGGCCGGGCTCATCGATGCGGCCACCTCGGTGGCGTCCACGGTGTTCGACGGAGCGCCCCGGCTGCGCATGCCCGCTCGCATCGAGCGGGTGAGAGTCCTTGGCAAACAGTCTGATTCGGTGCTACTGCACGTTCGCCGTCGCGATCGGGGCAGCTGCACCGACGTGACCATCGCGTCGCTGACCGGGCGGCCGCTGGTGGAGATCACCGGCATGACGTTCGAGGAACTCGAGCACACCGGCGGCGACGTGTCGCGGGTGGTGCACCGAATCGACTGGAAGCCAACATCTTTCGACGTCCAGGCCGCACCGGCCGAAGTGATGCTGGTTGGCGGCGATCCGGCCGTTCGCGCCTGGTGCCAACGCGACCTGAAAGCCGCCGGCGTCGCCCACCGGGTATGTGCCACGCCCGCCGACATCCCCGCCGATCTCGACTCCGAGGCCGTCGTGCTGGTGCTGCCCCGCGCCGCCGAGAGCCCTCTGGAAGCCGTGGACACGGTACTGGAGGCGCTCAAAGAGCTTCTGTGCAAAAGCATCTCGTCGCGGCTGTGGGCCCTGACTCACGGTGTGCACGAAGGCGCCGACGTGAGCCGTTCCCCACTGTGGGGCTTTTCGCGAGTGGCCGCGGCCGAGCACCCCATGCTGTGGGGTGGCGTGCTCGATCTCGCCGAGGACCGGCTGCCGCTGGGTGCGCTGGCCACGCTCAGCGGCCACGCTGTGGTGGTGGTTCGCGACGGCGTCGCGCAGACCGCGCGGATGGCGAACATCGTCGGCGCGGCCGGACCGACGATGGCATGCAGCCCGGCCGGCACCTATCTGGTCACCGGTGGGACCGGCGTGCTGGGCCTGCGTGTCGCCGAGCGATTGGCGGATCTGGGTGCGCGCCGCGTGCTGTTGTTGTCCCGGTCCGGTCTGCCGGAACGCTCGCAGTGGGCGAGCGCGGACAATCAGGCGCAGATCCGCGCGGTGTCCGCGCTCGAGGAGCGCGGTGTCTGGGTGGACTCGGTCGCCCTGGACATCGCCGCACCCGGTGCCGCCGACGAACTGCGCTCCGTGCTGGCCGGCCTGCCGCCGGTGCGCGGCGTGATTCATGCCGCCGGCGTGGAAGCCGGTGTGTTCCTGGCGAATACGACGATCGACGAGATCGCGACGACCATGCATCCGAAGGTCGACGGGGCGCTGGCCCTGCACGAGATGTTCCCGCCCGGGGAGCTGGACTGGATGGTGCTGTATTCCTCCTGCGGATACCTGGCCGGCTTCCCCGGGCAGGGGGCCTACGCCTGCGGCAACGCCTTCCTGGATGCGCTGGCCCGGCACCGGCGCGCGCTGGGCGACGTCACGACGAGTGTGGCGTGGACCGCGTGGCGCGGCCTCGGAATGGGCTCGGACTCGGGATACATTGCCGCGCAACTGGATGCGCTGGGGATGGACACCATCGGCGCGGACGACGCATTGCGTGCCCTGGACGTCGCGATGCGGTCGCAGGAGGCCAACCCGGTGGTGTTGCCGGTGCTGCCGGAGGCCACGTCCGTGCCGATCCTTGCCGACATCGCGGCCGCGGTCGCCGCGGATTCCGTTGTGCAGCATCAGGATTTCGCGGCGGTGGGCCCGGGCGACATGGACACCGAGGAATGGGTGCGCCAGCAGGTCCTCACGGCGGTGGCCGCCGAACTCGGCCTGTCCGCCGACAGCGTCGACCCCCGGATGCCGCTGGTCGAAATCGGCGTGGACTCGATCATGACGGTCGCGCTGCGGCGTCAGCTCGAGAAGCAGACCGGGCTGGCGTTGCCACCGACGCTGCTGTGGGAACACCCCACCGCGGCCGCGGTTACGGCGCGCATCGTCGAGCTACTGGACAACGAGATCGTTTCTGCCGCAACCGAAGACGGCGCGCCGGTGGTGTAA